TATAACAATTGCTCAACAAAAAGCTTTATTTTATACCAGTGAGAGAAAAATGGGTATTACCATCTTCGGTTACACTCCTACTGAACTTCTTTATGAGGGGGTAAATACCTGTATCTATCGTGCTAACAAACAACTAGAGCAGATTTCAGTAATTATAAAAACGCTAAAAACCGATTATCCGAATATAGAAGAGATTGCTCAACTAATACATCAATATAAAATATTGCAAAATTTAGAAATAGAAGGAGTCATTAAACCGCTTGCATTGGAAAGCTATCAAAATGGATTAGCTGTAATTTTTGCTGATTTTGAAGGAGAGAGTTTAATAAAAATTATTAAAACTCAAAAATTAGATATCAAAAAAAGTTTGAGGATCGCTATTGAAATTTGCACGACACTAGAACAACTACATAAAAATCATATTATTCATACAGGGATTAATTCCCAAAATATTTTAGTAGATTTAAGTACGTATAAAGCCAAATTTATAGAGTTTAACCTTGCAAGTTATTTGGTAAAAGACAACTTTCATGTTGATAACCGGAATTTTTGGGAAGGTAATATCCCCTACATATCTCCAGAACAAACAGGGAGAATGAATCGAGCTATTGACTATCGTAGTGATTTTTATTCCTTGGGTGTGACATTTTATGAAATGTTTACAGGACAACTACCATTCATAACTACTGAGCCTTTAGAGTTAATTCATTGTCATATTGCTAAAACTTCATTATCACCCAAAGAAGTCAATTTAGAAATTTCTCAAGCCGTTTCTGATATTGTGATGAAGCTTTTAGCTAAAACACCTGAAGATAGGTATCAGAATGCTTTAGGAATTAAGGCAGATTTAGAAAAGTGTTTAGCAGAAATAGAATTGACCAATACTATACCTAATTTCTGTATTGGTGAAATGGATTTATGTAGTCAACTATTAATACCACAAAAATTATATGGTCGTGAGGCAGAAGTTAAAGCACTCAAGAATACCTTTGAACGGGTTAGCCTTGGGTCTGTAGAATTAACTTTAGTTAGTGGTTACTCAGGTATTGGCAAATCTTCTTTAGTGCATGAACTTCACAAATCTATAACTGCTAGGCATGGTTATTTTATTGCTGGTAAATTTGACCAATTTAAACGGAATATTCCTTGTACAACTTTTATTGAAGCTTTTCAAGAGTTAATTCAAAAATTATTAACAGAATCTACCGAAAATATAGCAAATTGGCGAGAGAAGATATTGACAGCAATCGGTGTAAATGGTCAAATTATTATTGATGTAATCCCCGAATTAGCACAAATTATTGGTAATCAACCGCCTGTTGCTCAGTTAGGCATAAATGAATCTCAAAACAGATTTCAAAGGATATTTCAACAATTTATTCATGTATTCTGTCAGCCAGAGCATCCCTTAATACTATTTCTAGATGATTTACAATGGGCAGATTTAGATTCTCTCAAGTTGATTCAAATATTATTAAATAACTCAAATAGCCAATATCTATTAGTTATAGGAGCATATCGAGATAATGAAGTGAGTGCTACTCATCCATTGATGTTGACTTTAGATGAGATGCAAAAATCTGGCGCGATCCCTAACCATATCATACTCCAACCTTTACAAATTGACCATGTTAATCAATTAATCAGTGATACTATCTACACCAGCAAAGATAATTCCCGACCCTTAGCAGATTTGTTATTTGCTAAAACTCAAGGTAATCCATTTTTCGTTACGCAATTAATTAAGTCACTTTACCAAGAAAATCTATTAACTTTTAATTTCGACCAAGCTTGCTGGCAATGGGATATTACAAAAATTCAAAATATCAACATTACTGACAATGTTGTGGATTTGATGATTAATCAAATTCAAAAGTTACCTATAACAACACAAAATGTTTTAAAGTTAGCTGCATGTATTGGTAATAAATTTAATTTAGATATTTTAAGTATTGTTAATCAGAAAAGTTTTTCAGAAACAGCAACAGAACTTTGGTTAGCTTTACAGGCTGGTTTAGTTTTTCCGCTAGATAGTTCTCATAACCTTCCTCTAGTTATTGATGAATCACATAACCAGAAATTTATTGCTTACCAATTTTTACATGACCGTGTACAACAAGCTGCATATGCACTAATTCCTAACTCGCAAAAGCAAAAGACACATTTTTTCATTGGTAAGCTACTACTAGAAAATACTCAATCTGAAGAACGCAACGAAAATATTTTTGCCTTAGTTAATCATCTAAATTATGGCGTAGATTTAATCACATCAGATTCGGAAAAGAACGAGCTAGCTGAACTAAATCTGATAGCTGGACAAAAAGCCAAAGCTGCAACAGCCTATGAGTCTGCTATGAAGTATCTCCAGGTAGGTTTGGCATTATTAACCGCTAATAGTTGGCAGCATCAGTACAATCTTACCTTGGCGTTATATGAGTCAGCCACAGAAACAGCCTATCTCAACGGCGATTTTGCACAGATGGATGAATGGGTTGATGTAGTTCTACAACAAGCAAAAACCCCTATCGACAAAATGAAAATTTATGAGGTGAAAATCCAAGCTTGTATGGCGCAAGTCAGACAACTTGAAGCTGTCAAGATAGGGTTAGAATCATTAGAACTACTGGAATTAAAGTTACCAAATTCACCTAGTGCATGGGATATTGAGCAGACTATCAACCAAACAGCAACAAACTTGGCAAAGAAAAATGTCGAAGATTTGGTTAATTTACCTTTGATGACTGAGGTGGATAAACTAGCAGCTATACGGATGTTAACTAGTTTGGGTTCTCCTACATATCAGTCTGCACCTGCATTGTTTCCATTGGTTGTGTGTGAGCAAGTAAATTTATCTATTGAATATGGTAATTCACCTTTCTCGGCTTATGGTTACGTTTGTTATGGTGTAATTTTAAACGGAATAGTTGAAGATATTGAGTTAGCCTACCAATTTGGCAAGTTGGCTTTAAGCTTAGTCGAACAGTTCAACGCCGTAGACATTAAAACTAATGTACTTTTTGTAGCTGGTTCTTGTACAGTACATGGAAAAGTCCACGTTAGCGAGACATTACCTATTCTCCAAGCTGGTTATTTAAGTGGCTTGGAAAACGGACATTTGGAATATGGTTGTTATGCGATCGCTCAACGTTGTCATCATTTATACTTCATGGGTCAGGAATTGCCAAAACTAGACCAAGAAATAGCAAAAGTTAATGAGGCCCTAGCTCAATTTAAGCAAGAAAACGCTTTAAGTTGGAATCAAATCTATCGTCAATCCATTCTCAATTTACTTCATCCTAGTGAAAATTATTGTCGTTTACTAGGTGAAGTTTATAACGAGGATGAATCTTTAGCAGGTTTACAAGCGGCTAATGCCAGAACTGTACTTTTTTATTTTTACCTCAATAAACTCATCCTTTGTTACTTGTTTGGCGAATACAATCAAGCTGGGGAAAATGCCACTCAAGGTGAACAATATTTAGATGGTGTCAAAGCGTTTCTAGTTGTACCAGTTTTTTACTTCTATGATTCATTAGCACAACTAGCAGTATATTCATCAGGATCAAACTCAAAGCCAGAACATTTGTTAAATCGGGTGAGTAAAAATCAAGAAAAAATGCGTAAATGGGCAGATAATGCCCCGATGAATTTTCAACATAAGTATGAATTGATAGCAGCAGAGAAATTCAGGATATTAGGAAATTATTGGCAAGCTATGGAAAGTTATGATATAGCTATAGCTGGTGCTAAAGAAAATGGATATATACAGGATGAAGCTTTAGCTAATGAATTAGCTGCTAGGTTTTACTTCCAGTGTGGAAAAGAAAAGATAGCCCAAACCTATATAACTGATGCTTATTACGGTTATATTCGTTGGGGGGCAAGAGCAAAAGTTAGAGACTTAGAATTAAAATATCCACAAATATTCTCGCGCATAGCCCAGAAACGAGCAACAATAGCACAAACTTCAGATAATCCGAAAACTTTTGACTTAGCTACAGTGATTAAAGCTTCACAAGCTCTTTCCGGTGAAATAGTTTTGGAAAAATTGTTAGCTAAATTAATGCAGATAGTTTTAGAAAATGCTGGTGCAGAAACCGGATTTTTGCTGTTAGAAAACGCAGGTAAATTATATATAGAAGCATCAGGCAGTTATAGACAACAGGAAATCACTATTAACCAGAAAATTTCGGTAGAATCATTGCAAAATTTACCGATGTCGATCATTAATTATGTGTACCGGACGCAAGAAAATATTCTGATCAACGATGCAACTCATGAGGGAGCCTTTACAACAGATATTTATATAATCAAGCATCAGCCAAAGTCTATTTTATGTACTCCTATAGTTAATCAAGGTAAATTAATTGGGATTCTTTATTTAGAGAATAATCTGACAAAAGGAGCTTTTACCACTGAGCGTGTAGAAATATTACAGCTTTTGTCATCCCAAGCAGCAATTTCTTTAGAAAATGCACGGTTGTATGATGATTTAGAAGAATATAACCGCACCCTAGAAGCCAAGGTGGAAGAACGAACTTTAGAGCTACAAGAAAATAACCTACAATTACAAATAGAAATTCAAGAACGCCAAAGAGCAGAAGAAATTGCTGAGGCTGCTAACCGTGCCAAAAGCGAGTTTTTAGCGAATATGAGTC
Above is a genomic segment from Nostoc sp. MS1 containing:
- a CDS encoding hybrid sensor histidine kinase/response regulator codes for the protein MGITIFGYTPTELLYEGVNTCIYRANKQLEQISVIIKTLKTDYPNIEEIAQLIHQYKILQNLEIEGVIKPLALESYQNGLAVIFADFEGESLIKIIKTQKLDIKKSLRIAIEICTTLEQLHKNHIIHTGINSQNILVDLSTYKAKFIEFNLASYLVKDNFHVDNRNFWEGNIPYISPEQTGRMNRAIDYRSDFYSLGVTFYEMFTGQLPFITTEPLELIHCHIAKTSLSPKEVNLEISQAVSDIVMKLLAKTPEDRYQNALGIKADLEKCLAEIELTNTIPNFCIGEMDLCSQLLIPQKLYGREAEVKALKNTFERVSLGSVELTLVSGYSGIGKSSLVHELHKSITARHGYFIAGKFDQFKRNIPCTTFIEAFQELIQKLLTESTENIANWREKILTAIGVNGQIIIDVIPELAQIIGNQPPVAQLGINESQNRFQRIFQQFIHVFCQPEHPLILFLDDLQWADLDSLKLIQILLNNSNSQYLLVIGAYRDNEVSATHPLMLTLDEMQKSGAIPNHIILQPLQIDHVNQLISDTIYTSKDNSRPLADLLFAKTQGNPFFVTQLIKSLYQENLLTFNFDQACWQWDITKIQNINITDNVVDLMINQIQKLPITTQNVLKLAACIGNKFNLDILSIVNQKSFSETATELWLALQAGLVFPLDSSHNLPLVIDESHNQKFIAYQFLHDRVQQAAYALIPNSQKQKTHFFIGKLLLENTQSEERNENIFALVNHLNYGVDLITSDSEKNELAELNLIAGQKAKAATAYESAMKYLQVGLALLTANSWQHQYNLTLALYESATETAYLNGDFAQMDEWVDVVLQQAKTPIDKMKIYEVKIQACMAQVRQLEAVKIGLESLELLELKLPNSPSAWDIEQTINQTATNLAKKNVEDLVNLPLMTEVDKLAAIRMLTSLGSPTYQSAPALFPLVVCEQVNLSIEYGNSPFSAYGYVCYGVILNGIVEDIELAYQFGKLALSLVEQFNAVDIKTNVLFVAGSCTVHGKVHVSETLPILQAGYLSGLENGHLEYGCYAIAQRCHHLYFMGQELPKLDQEIAKVNEALAQFKQENALSWNQIYRQSILNLLHPSENYCRLLGEVYNEDESLAGLQAANARTVLFYFYLNKLILCYLFGEYNQAGENATQGEQYLDGVKAFLVVPVFYFYDSLAQLAVYSSGSNSKPEHLLNRVSKNQEKMRKWADNAPMNFQHKYELIAAEKFRILGNYWQAMESYDIAIAGAKENGYIQDEALANELAARFYFQCGKEKIAQTYITDAYYGYIRWGARAKVRDLELKYPQIFSRIAQKRATIAQTSDNPKTFDLATVIKASQALSGEIVLEKLLAKLMQIVLENAGAETGFLLLENAGKLYIEASGSYRQQEITINQKISVESLQNLPMSIINYVYRTQENILINDATHEGAFTTDIYIIKHQPKSILCTPIVNQGKLIGILYLENNLTKGAFTTERVEILQLLSSQAAISLENARLYDDLEEYNRTLEAKVEERTLELQENNLQLQIEIQERQRAEEIAEAANRAKSEFLANMSHELRTPLNGILGYTQIFKKDQTLTEQQKNGVAIIHQCGEHLLTLINDILDISKIEARKMEIYPQEFHFSQFLEGIVQMCRIRAEQKGVTLVYRQLSPLPKIILADEKRLRQVLINLLSNAVKFTEKGCITFKVGYVLTAENIPKIRFSIEDTGIGIAPQQLEEIFLPFKQVGENSRKTEGTGLGLAISRQLVEMMGGEIKVESKLGQGSIFWLDLDLPEVVSPHEFKSPDEANIVGFVGSQRKILVVDDKWENRSVLVNLLQPLGFDVLEATDGLDGMNKACQFKPDLIFMDLVMSVMDGFEATRRLRMLPELNKTTVIAISASVFDVEKQQSLDVGCDDFLPKPIQVNDLLEKLQFHLGLQWIYQDGRNYKQQPEGVHLKYPTQNIQLIAPSTDDLAILLDLAMRGNLRGITHVITKLEELDEKLVPFANHLRQLVKGFKGKQIVEFLKKF